Proteins co-encoded in one Myotis daubentonii chromosome 8, mMyoDau2.1, whole genome shotgun sequence genomic window:
- the LOC132240220 gene encoding protein FAM209-like: MPPAPYILLPGPGLTGLPAAITMARAAPGRGLCDINPAQPQHLESRCEGRQTHHEQPPPPALLTMRTLKWTLFLPICLSCGYAFMFSSLRENVKAPPGKVPCGGHFRIRQNLPEHAPGWLVSKWLWFFFIVILYLILKFRRDREKMKEKTPPSPRGSLVRAAPKKNQCADPSKDYALHTLNQLEMDLVQFMSKVRNLKVAVATAGDYKGQNFEGPADPHNNVTIYEIWGEEDYE, encoded by the exons ATGCCTCCAGCCCCCTACATCCTCCTTCCGGGCCCTGGCCTCACTGGCCTCCCTGCCGCCATCACAATGGCCAGAGCCGCTCCTGGCCGGGGCCTCTGTGACATCAACCCGGCTCAGCCCCAGCACTTAGAGTCCAGGTGCGAGGGCAGGCAGACCCACCATGAgcagcctcctcccccagccctgctcaccaTGCGGACCCTGAAATGGACCCTGTTCCTGCCCATATGCCTATCTTGCGGCTACGcctttatgttttcttctctgaGGGAGAATGTCAAAGCACCGCCCGGGAAGGTGCCTTGCGGAGGGCACTTCCGAATTAGGCAGAACCTACCAGAGCACGCCCCAGGCTGGCTCGTCAGCAAGTGgctctggttcttttttattgttatactGTATCTAATTCTCAAGTTTCGAAGAGACCGTGAGAAGATGAAG GAAAAGACCCCTCCTAGCCCTCGAGGCTCTTTGGTTCGTGCTGCACCGAAGAAGAACCAGTGTGCTGACCCCAGCAAAGACTACGCACTGCACACCTTAAACCAGCTCGAGATGGACCTCGTGCAGTTCATGTCCAAGGTGCGGAATCTGAAAGTCGCCGTGGCAACTGCCGGTGACTACAAGGGGCAGAACTTTGAGGGGCCTGCAGACCCACATAACAATGTTACCATCTACGAAATATGGGGCGAAGAAGACTACGAATAA